A stretch of Arthrobacter sunyaminii DNA encodes these proteins:
- a CDS encoding geranylgeranyl reductase family protein, translated as MKVLIVGAGPAGSTAAYYLARAGVDVTVLEKTSFPREKVCGDGLTPRAVREIQLLGLPHEESEGWRRNKGLRLIAGGRTVELPWPVLSDFPDYGLIRTRLGFDEALARHAQAAGALILERHSVTSALRSDDGRVTGAVANVLDDAGRRTGETREFFADVVLAADGNSSRTALSLGIEKRDDRPLGVAVRTYFESPRSNDDWMEGWLELPDAAGNPLPGYGWVFGVGDGTSNVGLGILNSSKEFGKLDYRKVLRDWTAGMPAEWGFSPENQVGEIRGAALPMGFNRTPHYSPGLLLLGDAGGMVSPFNGEGISYAMESARFAADFIVAAEAEARTPGILSAPAAFDYRLSGYADHIRAEWGSHFTLGRIFAGLIGKPAIMKLALRTGMPLPVLMKFVVRMLANLTDRSNKGLEDRVIAVLEALVPAASNQDDPSRPLSKPLRRKVSSHRD; from the coding sequence GTGAAGGTCCTTATTGTCGGTGCCGGGCCCGCCGGTTCCACCGCTGCCTACTACCTGGCCCGCGCCGGAGTGGACGTTACCGTCCTGGAAAAGACCTCCTTCCCCCGGGAGAAGGTCTGCGGCGACGGCCTGACGCCCCGCGCCGTCCGTGAGATCCAGCTCCTCGGCCTGCCCCATGAAGAATCAGAGGGCTGGCGCCGCAACAAGGGCCTTCGCCTCATTGCAGGGGGACGCACCGTTGAACTTCCCTGGCCGGTGCTCTCCGATTTCCCCGATTACGGACTGATCCGCACCCGCCTGGGCTTTGACGAGGCGCTGGCCCGCCACGCGCAGGCGGCCGGGGCGCTCATTCTGGAGCGGCACTCGGTCACCTCCGCGCTGCGCAGCGATGACGGCCGGGTTACCGGGGCAGTGGCCAACGTGCTCGACGACGCCGGCCGGCGCACCGGTGAAACCCGCGAATTCTTCGCCGACGTGGTGCTGGCGGCGGACGGCAACTCCAGCCGCACCGCGCTGAGCCTGGGCATCGAAAAGCGCGACGACCGGCCGCTGGGCGTGGCCGTGCGCACCTACTTCGAAAGCCCGCGCAGCAACGATGACTGGATGGAAGGCTGGCTGGAACTTCCCGACGCCGCCGGAAATCCGCTCCCCGGCTACGGCTGGGTCTTCGGGGTGGGCGACGGAACGTCCAATGTGGGCCTGGGCATCCTGAACTCGTCCAAGGAATTCGGAAAGCTGGACTACCGCAAGGTCCTGCGCGACTGGACCGCGGGTATGCCCGCCGAGTGGGGTTTTTCTCCGGAGAACCAGGTGGGGGAGATCCGCGGTGCGGCGCTGCCGATGGGCTTCAACCGCACCCCGCACTACTCACCGGGGCTCCTGCTGCTGGGCGACGCCGGCGGCATGGTCTCGCCGTTCAACGGCGAGGGTATTTCCTACGCCATGGAATCCGCGCGGTTCGCCGCCGACTTTATCGTGGCAGCCGAGGCTGAGGCACGCACTCCGGGAATCCTGTCTGCCCCGGCAGCCTTTGATTACCGTCTCTCGGGCTACGCCGACCATATCCGTGCAGAGTGGGGAAGCCACTTCACCCTGGGCCGGATCTTCGCCGGACTGATCGGCAAACCCGCCATCATGAAGCTCGCGCTGCGCACCGGAATGCCGCTGCCGGTGCTGATGAAATTTGTGGTGCGGATGCTGGCCAACCTCACGGACCGCAGCAACAAGGGTTTGGAGGATAGAGTTATTGCCGTGCTGGAAGCCCTTGTCCCGGCAGCCTCGAACCAAGACGATCCATCCCGCCCGCTGTCCAAACCGCTCCGACGAAAAGTTAGTTCACACCGTGACTGA
- the rpe gene encoding ribulose-phosphate 3-epimerase: MPGFPLKCCINPSILSADFANLESELALISNADAVHVDVMDNHFVPNLTIGLPVVERLQKVSPVPLDAHLMISNADRWAPQYADAGLNSVTFHVEASDAPIKLARELRARGTRAGMALRPATAVEPYLDMLPELDMLLIMTVEPGFGGQAFLDVMLPKIRRARAAVEGSGVDVAIQVDGGITEETITRAAEAGANVFVAGSAVYGRPSPAEAIESLRANGQRALTRP; encoded by the coding sequence ATGCCCGGTTTCCCTCTGAAATGCTGCATCAACCCAAGCATCCTCTCGGCTGACTTCGCGAACCTGGAGTCCGAGCTCGCGCTCATAAGCAACGCCGATGCCGTTCACGTGGATGTCATGGACAACCACTTTGTTCCGAACCTGACCATTGGCCTGCCCGTGGTGGAGCGGCTGCAAAAGGTCAGTCCCGTACCGTTGGACGCCCATCTGATGATCTCCAACGCAGACCGCTGGGCACCGCAATATGCCGACGCCGGTTTAAACTCGGTCACTTTCCATGTCGAAGCATCGGACGCCCCCATCAAACTCGCCCGCGAACTGCGTGCCAGAGGCACCAGGGCAGGTATGGCCCTGCGCCCGGCCACTGCGGTGGAACCGTACCTGGATATGCTGCCGGAACTGGACATGCTGTTGATCATGACGGTGGAACCGGGCTTTGGGGGCCAGGCATTCCTGGACGTAATGCTGCCCAAGATTCGCCGTGCCCGCGCGGCTGTAGAGGGTTCCGGAGTGGACGTCGCCATCCAGGTGGACGGTGGCATCACGGAAGAAACAATCACCCGGGCTGCGGAAGCCGGAGCCAACGTCTTCGTGGCCGGTTCTGCCGTCTACGGCAGGCCGTCGCCGGCGGAAGCCATCGAGTCACTGCGGGCAAACGGCCAGCGCGCCCTGACCCGTCCTTAA
- a CDS encoding putative glycolipid-binding domain-containing protein: protein MQPARTLRWQGLEDTARHDTAAVSFRDRELAAGGTSVAEEYTASWTLSTSPGWVTTRFCIRVEAPSWSRSLELTRSPEGKWTADTQVSGNSGLPAPGIEDAGSLDNAQDVDLDLCPLTNTMPILRLDLLNASAPADDTKLTMARVEMPSLRVLPSDQVYSQVSAYGEERGYGVVLFSSTSRGFTAELTVDSDGVVIDYPGLARRLP, encoded by the coding sequence GTGCAACCCGCCCGAACTCTCCGCTGGCAGGGTCTGGAAGACACCGCACGCCATGACACCGCAGCCGTATCGTTCCGGGACCGGGAGCTGGCTGCCGGCGGCACCTCGGTCGCCGAGGAGTACACCGCCTCGTGGACCCTTTCCACCTCGCCGGGCTGGGTAACCACCCGCTTCTGCATCCGGGTCGAAGCACCTAGCTGGTCGCGTTCCCTGGAGCTCACGCGCTCCCCCGAAGGAAAATGGACTGCCGACACGCAGGTATCAGGGAACTCCGGGCTGCCTGCTCCCGGCATCGAGGACGCCGGCTCGCTGGACAACGCCCAGGACGTTGACCTTGACCTGTGTCCTCTGACCAACACCATGCCCATCCTCCGCCTGGACCTGCTGAACGCCTCAGCTCCTGCGGATGACACCAAACTCACCATGGCCCGGGTGGAAATGCCAAGCTTGCGGGTGCTCCCCAGCGATCAGGTCTATTCCCAGGTTTCGGCCTACGGCGAGGAACGGGGTTACGGTGTGGTCCTCTTCAGTTCCACTTCCCGCGGGTTCACCGCCGAGCTGACCGTGGATTCTGACGGTGTGGTCATCGACTATCCGGGCCTTGCCCGCCGCCTGCCCTAA
- a CDS encoding transporter substrate-binding domain-containing protein, with protein MLNNARRTALATVALTALALTACGGDDSSADGAADSGLGLVSEGTLKVCSEIPYVPFEYVEDGEYTGFDIDLIREIATGMGLETEIQQSAFEAIQGGTAVSAGMCDLSASAVTITPERSENLLFSDPYYDSLQTLMVPEGSDITGIDDLAGKRVGVQQSTTGAAYAQENVEGAEILEYPGDGELFQAIQAGSIDAILQDIAVNTNHTKEGEYDIVEEYETDESYGFATKKENTALIEEVNAQLADLRENGKYTEIYDKYFAE; from the coding sequence ATGCTGAACAACGCACGCCGAACCGCCCTCGCCACAGTGGCGCTAACCGCCTTGGCCCTGACCGCCTGCGGTGGTGACGATTCATCCGCCGACGGTGCCGCTGACTCGGGACTCGGCCTGGTTTCGGAAGGAACCCTGAAGGTCTGCTCTGAAATCCCCTACGTGCCGTTCGAATATGTCGAGGACGGAGAATATACCGGCTTTGACATTGATTTGATCCGGGAAATCGCCACCGGCATGGGTTTGGAAACAGAGATCCAGCAGTCGGCCTTTGAAGCAATTCAGGGCGGTACGGCTGTCAGCGCGGGAATGTGCGACCTCAGCGCCAGCGCAGTCACCATTACGCCCGAACGCTCGGAGAATCTGCTCTTCAGTGATCCCTACTATGACTCGCTGCAGACGCTCATGGTTCCCGAAGGCTCGGACATTACGGGCATCGACGATTTGGCCGGAAAGCGCGTAGGTGTGCAGCAGTCCACCACCGGTGCCGCATATGCACAGGAAAACGTCGAGGGCGCCGAGATCCTTGAGTACCCCGGCGACGGCGAGCTGTTTCAGGCCATTCAGGCCGGGAGCATCGACGCCATCCTCCAGGACATCGCCGTGAACACGAACCACACGAAGGAGGGCGAGTACGACATCGTAGAAGAATACGAGACGGACGAGTCCTACGGCTTCGCCACCAAAAAGGAAAACACTGCCCTGATCGAAGAGGTCAACGCCCAGTTGGCCGACCTCCGGGAGAACGGCAAATACACCGAAATTTACGACAAGTACTTTGCCGAATAA
- the hxlA gene encoding 3-hexulose-6-phosphate synthase, whose translation MKLQVAMDLLTTKDALELAGRVAEYVDIIELGTPLIKAAGLSVVTAVKEAHPDKLVFADMKTMDAGELEADIAFKAGADLMTVLGVADDSTIAGAVKAAKAHNKGVVVDLIGVADKVTRAKEVRALGAEFVEMHAGLDEQAQPGFDLQGLLTAGAEARVPFSVAGGVKVSTIGAVQQAGADVAVAGGAIYGAADPALAAKELREAIA comes from the coding sequence GTGAAACTTCAAGTAGCCATGGACCTCCTCACCACCAAGGACGCCCTCGAACTGGCAGGCCGGGTGGCCGAGTACGTCGACATCATCGAACTCGGCACTCCCCTGATCAAGGCCGCGGGGCTTTCCGTTGTCACAGCAGTCAAGGAAGCCCATCCGGACAAGCTTGTCTTCGCTGACATGAAGACCATGGACGCCGGCGAGCTTGAAGCCGACATCGCCTTCAAAGCCGGTGCAGACCTGATGACCGTGCTCGGTGTCGCCGATGATTCCACCATTGCCGGCGCCGTCAAGGCAGCCAAAGCGCACAACAAGGGCGTCGTGGTCGACCTCATCGGAGTTGCGGACAAGGTCACCCGCGCCAAAGAGGTCCGTGCGCTCGGTGCGGAGTTCGTTGAGATGCACGCGGGTCTGGACGAGCAGGCCCAGCCCGGTTTCGATCTGCAGGGGCTTCTCACCGCAGGCGCCGAAGCCCGCGTTCCGTTCTCCGTTGCCGGCGGGGTGAAGGTGAGCACCATTGGAGCGGTTCAGCAGGCCGGAGCCGACGTAGCTGTAGCCGGCGGCGCCATCTATGGTGCAGCCGATCCGGCCCTGGCCGCCAAGGAACTGCGCGAGGCCATCGCCTAG
- a CDS encoding HIT family protein: protein MQQPGTVDEVWPSHAPENYQCPFCDMASGEFAFPDNLCEPGDLVYSDELVLAFIASHGFDPEPGHVLVTPREHFELLYELPDDVAARLMIVTRDMAVAIKRAWHPDGVTTRQHNEPAGSQHVWHYHQHVLPRWNNDGLYFTPKRPIVDPAVRARKAAELRAVLEGGPTRH, encoded by the coding sequence ATGCAGCAGCCCGGCACCGTCGATGAGGTGTGGCCCAGCCACGCGCCGGAGAACTACCAGTGCCCGTTCTGCGACATGGCGTCCGGAGAGTTCGCGTTCCCGGACAACCTTTGCGAGCCCGGAGACCTGGTGTATTCCGACGAGCTGGTACTGGCGTTCATCGCGTCCCACGGCTTCGATCCGGAGCCGGGCCACGTCCTGGTGACGCCCCGGGAACATTTTGAGCTGCTGTATGAACTGCCCGACGACGTCGCTGCCCGCCTCATGATTGTCACCCGGGACATGGCTGTGGCCATCAAAAGGGCGTGGCATCCCGACGGCGTCACCACCCGGCAGCACAACGAGCCCGCCGGCAGTCAGCACGTCTGGCACTACCACCAGCACGTGCTCCCCCGCTGGAACAATGACGGGCTCTATTTCACGCCCAAGCGCCCGATTGTGGACCCCGCGGTGCGGGCCCGGAAGGCCGCCGAACTTCGCGCCGTCCTAGAGGGCGGACCGACCCGGCATTGA
- the hxlB gene encoding 6-phospho-3-hexuloisomerase, whose amino-acid sequence MNPTTDAPAIAPATESDVLRNISLVRDEITNTAAKLDARELAGLAAHLSQGGRVFVAGAGRSGLVLRMAAMRLMHLGLTVHIAGDTTTPAITSGDLLLVASGSGTTSGVVKSAETAAKAGARIAAFTTNPDSPLAGLADALVIIPAAQKTDHGSSVSRQYSGSLFEQVLFLATEAIFQSLWDNTDEPAEDLWLRHANLE is encoded by the coding sequence GTGAATCCGACAACAGATGCACCGGCCATTGCGCCCGCCACTGAGAGTGACGTGCTCCGCAATATCTCCCTCGTCAGGGACGAAATCACCAACACTGCAGCCAAACTGGATGCCCGCGAGCTGGCCGGCCTCGCGGCTCATCTCAGCCAGGGCGGACGGGTGTTCGTTGCCGGGGCGGGCCGAAGCGGCCTGGTTCTTCGGATGGCCGCCATGAGGCTGATGCATCTGGGACTGACGGTTCATATCGCCGGTGACACCACTACCCCGGCTATCACATCCGGCGACCTGCTGCTGGTAGCTTCCGGGTCCGGAACCACGTCGGGGGTGGTCAAGTCGGCGGAAACCGCGGCGAAGGCCGGAGCGCGGATTGCAGCGTTCACGACCAACCCGGATTCACCGCTGGCCGGGCTCGCCGACGCCCTGGTCATTATTCCGGCCGCACAAAAAACTGATCACGGCTCGAGCGTGAGCCGCCAGTACTCCGGTTCGCTGTTTGAACAGGTCCTCTTTCTCGCCACCGAAGCCATCTTCCAGTCCCTGTGGGACAACACCGATGAACCCGCCGAGGACCTCTGGCTCCGGCACGCCAACCTCGAGTAA
- a CDS encoding polyprenyl synthetase family protein: protein MTESSNTSPDTAADDAAPALPAGFALIAEDPQLGPSIAAALELVEARLLEAISNSDPFANATSRHLAQAGGKRIRPLLALLASHLGPNPVNDDVIQTAVVVELTHLATLYHDDVMDSAPLRRGAPTAHEVWGNSVAVLTGDLIFARASSLVSELGGEALGIQARTFERLCMGQLHETVGPREEQDPLEHYLSVISGKTASLIAAAGEFGSLFSGADRRAVDVMVEYGEKVGTAFQLADDVIDVTGLQAKSGKTPGTDLREGVPTLPVLLLRRNAAAGDADAAAVLELVDGDLSSDAALAAAVQALRENRATSEAWAVARQWSDEAVAALEPLPDTVVKQALASFAVAVVERDV, encoded by the coding sequence GTGACTGAATCCTCGAACACCAGCCCGGATACTGCCGCTGACGACGCCGCGCCCGCACTGCCGGCAGGATTCGCGCTTATCGCCGAAGACCCCCAGCTGGGCCCTTCCATTGCCGCCGCCCTGGAGCTGGTGGAAGCCCGGCTCCTTGAAGCAATCTCCAACTCGGATCCCTTTGCCAACGCCACCTCACGGCATCTGGCGCAGGCCGGCGGCAAGCGAATCCGCCCGCTGCTGGCGCTGCTGGCCTCACATCTGGGCCCCAACCCGGTCAACGACGACGTCATCCAGACCGCCGTCGTCGTTGAACTGACGCATCTGGCCACGCTCTATCACGACGACGTCATGGATTCCGCGCCCCTGCGCCGCGGTGCGCCCACGGCCCACGAGGTGTGGGGCAACTCGGTGGCTGTGCTGACCGGAGACCTGATTTTTGCCCGTGCCTCCTCACTGGTGTCCGAGCTCGGCGGCGAAGCCCTGGGCATTCAGGCCCGCACCTTTGAACGGCTCTGCATGGGCCAGCTGCATGAAACGGTGGGACCGCGCGAGGAACAGGATCCGCTGGAACACTACCTGTCCGTCATTTCCGGTAAGACAGCGTCGCTGATCGCCGCCGCCGGCGAGTTCGGCTCGCTCTTCTCCGGTGCAGACCGCCGGGCCGTCGACGTCATGGTGGAGTACGGCGAGAAGGTGGGCACCGCGTTCCAGCTGGCCGACGACGTCATAGACGTCACCGGACTTCAGGCTAAGTCCGGCAAGACACCGGGTACTGACCTGCGTGAAGGCGTGCCAACCCTGCCGGTGCTGCTGCTGCGCCGCAACGCTGCTGCGGGCGACGCCGATGCCGCCGCCGTACTTGAGCTGGTGGACGGGGACCTGAGCTCCGATGCAGCGCTGGCCGCAGCCGTGCAGGCACTGCGGGAGAACCGGGCCACGTCAGAAGCCTGGGCGGTAGCCCGACAGTGGTCCGATGAGGCAGTTGCCGCGCTGGAACCGCTGCCGGACACCGTGGTGAAGCAGGCGCTGGCCAGCTTTGCCGTGGCCGTGGTGGAACGGGACGTCTAG
- a CDS encoding lantibiotic dehydratase C-terminal domain-containing protein, with amino-acid sequence MSQVVATRREVHQVGAVSARSLPQKADMTGWWVLTVQPARAEVCDAVVRHVVTPLITQARTWGAERSFYLRHLDATEPSVQVHFLVRGEIAGRLKRFAQALALQSSPQLGELHLSEKHRGEYPPPQGGPATPHIEAVMASFGGIKGIALTCEVAELSSELAAWGLGRFAAAGTRSAFAALLLHDTAYAMMRGPRSALWPDRRALSWDYYWTRHLRSCTESFGPQAERARQALTLRTATQVVPALSIMSAIASEPSVDNCRKRWSRAVDSYLYQADKARISRSAEFLTIYQSRRLLNRFGITPPEEAALGLYSQAWTQDHEPKKTDRSRP; translated from the coding sequence ATGAGCCAAGTTGTGGCCACACGCCGTGAAGTGCACCAGGTCGGGGCGGTGTCAGCCAGGTCCTTGCCGCAGAAGGCTGATATGACGGGCTGGTGGGTGCTGACGGTGCAGCCAGCGCGTGCAGAGGTGTGTGACGCCGTCGTTCGGCATGTGGTCACGCCACTGATTACTCAAGCCAGAACTTGGGGGGCCGAGCGGAGTTTCTACTTACGGCATCTGGATGCCACGGAACCGAGCGTGCAGGTGCATTTTTTGGTCCGAGGCGAGATCGCGGGCCGACTGAAGCGCTTTGCACAGGCTCTCGCGCTCCAGTCCTCGCCCCAGCTGGGGGAGCTGCACCTTTCCGAGAAACACCGCGGTGAATACCCGCCACCCCAGGGCGGGCCAGCCACGCCGCACATCGAGGCAGTCATGGCTTCCTTCGGAGGTATAAAGGGTATTGCGCTCACCTGCGAAGTGGCGGAACTCTCCTCGGAGCTCGCGGCTTGGGGGCTGGGCCGTTTTGCCGCCGCCGGCACCCGCTCGGCGTTTGCGGCCCTGCTTCTCCACGACACGGCTTATGCCATGATGCGCGGACCCCGTTCGGCATTGTGGCCGGATCGCCGGGCGCTTAGCTGGGACTACTACTGGACGAGGCATCTGCGCAGCTGCACGGAATCTTTTGGACCCCAGGCAGAACGCGCACGCCAAGCCCTGACATTGCGGACGGCAACACAGGTGGTTCCCGCACTCAGTATCATGTCCGCCATCGCTTCCGAGCCGTCCGTCGACAACTGCCGTAAGCGCTGGAGCCGCGCCGTGGATTCTTACCTGTACCAGGCGGATAAGGCCCGAATCAGCCGCAGCGCGGAGTTCCTGACCATTTATCAGAGCAGAAGGTTGCTCAACAGGTTTGGCATTACTCCACCGGAGGAAGCCGCGCTTGGCCTTTACTCCCAAGCCTGGACCCAGGACCATGAACCCAAGAAGACTGACAGGTCACGGCCGTAG
- a CDS encoding isochorismate synthase, which yields MTTLRSLTVPIGELSATIGLLEYLVLNDQLAWIRSGEGLVGFGESARFTSSGPERFADAQQWWLKLADDAEIENPLSVPGSGLAAFGSFGFSKRSPFESRLIVPEIVVGSRDGVTWITQTTADPDAELSPASARSALDLYLDEVPVAREPDPEDRILPGILSEAEWKNAVARSVAHINAGDLSKIVLARDIVASLGSPVSAAQVLRELALRYRSCWTYSVDGLIGSTPEMLIKVENGVARARVLAGTLDRATAPADDPHYPQRVLAGSDKQRHEHQIAIDSLTRQLQPFTSSMTSHSEPFVLELPNVWHLASDVAADLAPGADGGIPTSLALVEALHPTAAVCGFPTSVAGELISELEHMDRGPYAGPVGWMDAAGNGEWGIALRGAVIEDPRTVRLYAGCGIVAGSNPAAELAETWSKFRPMLEALELDRARGAVAGSRA from the coding sequence ATGACCACCCTGCGTTCCCTGACCGTGCCCATTGGTGAGCTGTCCGCCACAATCGGGCTGCTGGAGTATCTGGTCCTTAATGACCAGCTTGCCTGGATCCGCAGCGGAGAAGGGCTGGTGGGCTTCGGTGAAAGTGCCCGTTTCACCTCCAGCGGCCCCGAACGCTTCGCGGACGCGCAACAGTGGTGGCTAAAGCTGGCGGACGACGCCGAGATCGAGAATCCGCTGTCGGTTCCCGGCAGCGGCCTGGCCGCTTTCGGATCCTTCGGATTCTCCAAACGCTCTCCTTTTGAATCCCGGCTCATTGTGCCGGAGATCGTGGTGGGTTCACGCGACGGTGTCACCTGGATTACGCAGACCACAGCAGATCCCGATGCCGAGCTGAGCCCGGCCTCCGCCAGGTCGGCCCTGGACCTGTATCTGGATGAAGTTCCGGTTGCGCGCGAGCCGGACCCGGAGGACCGCATCCTGCCCGGTATCCTCAGCGAGGCCGAGTGGAAGAACGCCGTGGCCCGCTCGGTGGCGCACATCAACGCCGGGGACCTCAGCAAGATTGTCCTGGCCCGCGACATTGTGGCGTCCCTCGGTTCGCCCGTGTCTGCGGCGCAGGTGCTGCGCGAGCTGGCTTTGCGGTACCGCAGCTGCTGGACCTATTCGGTGGACGGCCTGATCGGCTCCACGCCCGAAATGCTGATCAAGGTGGAGAACGGAGTCGCCCGCGCCCGCGTCCTGGCCGGCACCCTGGACCGTGCCACGGCGCCGGCGGATGATCCGCACTATCCGCAGCGGGTGCTGGCCGGATCCGACAAACAGCGTCATGAACACCAGATCGCGATTGATTCGCTCACCCGCCAGCTGCAGCCCTTCACCTCCTCCATGACCTCGCACAGCGAGCCGTTTGTCTTGGAACTGCCCAACGTCTGGCACCTCGCGTCCGACGTGGCCGCCGACTTGGCGCCCGGCGCCGACGGCGGAATCCCGACGTCGCTTGCCCTGGTGGAGGCGCTGCATCCCACCGCGGCAGTCTGCGGCTTCCCCACCAGCGTTGCCGGCGAACTGATCAGTGAACTTGAACACATGGACCGCGGACCCTATGCCGGCCCCGTGGGCTGGATGGACGCCGCAGGCAACGGCGAATGGGGCATCGCCCTGCGCGGAGCCGTCATTGAGGACCCCCGCACGGTGCGGCTGTATGCAGGCTGCGGCATTGTGGCCGGATCCAATCCGGCCGCGGAACTGGCGGAAACCTGGAGCAAGTTCCGCCCCATGCTCGAAGCACTGGAACTGGACCGCGCCCGCGGTGCCGTGGCCGGATCCCGGGCTTAG
- a CDS encoding basic amino acid ABC transporter substrate-binding protein: MLYKTRTALAAVLAVGALTATACSGGSGSAETESGIPIVNDGALTVCSNVPFEPFEYVGEDGEYTGFDMDLSREIAAGMGLELEVQNASFDGLQSGTVLAANQCDLIAAAMTITPEREANLAFSDPYYDSLQSLLVPADSPAKSLEDMSGKRIGIQQGTTGETYARDNAPSDTEVIAYQTDADLFQALQAGNIDGVFQDLPVNLKHADDKNFSLAGTYSTGESYGLAAKKDGSEKLITEINAQLAEMHSNGKYQEIYDKYFTE; encoded by the coding sequence ATGCTGTACAAAACACGCACCGCCTTGGCCGCCGTCCTGGCTGTCGGCGCCCTGACCGCCACTGCCTGCAGCGGCGGCAGCGGTTCTGCGGAAACGGAATCCGGGATTCCGATCGTGAACGACGGCGCACTGACGGTTTGCTCCAACGTTCCGTTTGAGCCCTTTGAATATGTAGGCGAGGACGGCGAGTACACCGGCTTCGACATGGACCTCAGCCGTGAGATCGCCGCCGGCATGGGCCTGGAGTTGGAAGTGCAGAACGCCAGTTTCGACGGCCTGCAGAGCGGCACCGTCCTGGCCGCCAACCAGTGCGACCTGATCGCCGCGGCCATGACCATCACCCCGGAGCGCGAAGCAAACCTCGCGTTCTCCGATCCGTACTACGACTCGCTGCAGTCACTGCTGGTTCCTGCGGACTCTCCGGCAAAGTCGCTGGAGGACATGTCCGGCAAGAGAATCGGCATTCAGCAGGGCACCACCGGCGAAACCTATGCCCGTGACAATGCACCTTCCGACACCGAGGTTATCGCCTACCAGACGGACGCGGATCTGTTCCAAGCGCTGCAGGCCGGCAACATTGACGGCGTCTTCCAAGACCTGCCGGTAAACCTCAAGCACGCGGATGACAAGAATTTCAGCCTCGCCGGAACTTATTCCACCGGTGAATCCTATGGTCTGGCTGCAAAGAAGGACGGCAGCGAAAAGCTGATCACTGAGATCAACGCCCAGCTCGCCGAGATGCACAGCAACGGCAAGTACCAGGAGATTTACGACAAGTACTTCACCGAATAA
- a CDS encoding demethylmenaquinone methyltransferase yields the protein MKRASLEKRPDEVAAMFDDVAPKYDVVNDVLSLGQTRRWRRLVVDAVGAQPGQRVLDLAAGTGTSSEPYADAGINVVACDFSLGMLKVGKRRRPDIDFVAGDATNLPFEDNSFDASTISFGLRNVNEPKKALSEMLRVTKPGGRLVIAEFSSPTVPVWRTMYTEYLMRALPPIARKVASNPDAYVYLAESIRAWPNQDGLAAWISETGWDDVAYRNLSGGIVAIHRAVKPGRTAI from the coding sequence GTGAAGCGCGCATCGTTGGAAAAACGCCCTGATGAAGTCGCTGCCATGTTTGACGACGTGGCACCGAAATACGACGTCGTGAATGACGTGCTGTCCTTGGGACAGACGCGCCGTTGGCGTCGTCTGGTGGTGGACGCCGTTGGCGCCCAGCCAGGCCAGCGGGTCCTTGACCTGGCCGCCGGCACCGGCACCTCCAGCGAACCCTACGCAGACGCCGGCATCAACGTAGTTGCCTGCGACTTCTCCCTGGGGATGCTCAAGGTGGGCAAGCGGCGCCGTCCGGACATCGACTTCGTGGCCGGCGACGCCACCAATCTGCCGTTCGAGGACAACTCCTTTGACGCCTCCACCATCTCCTTTGGTCTGCGCAACGTGAACGAGCCGAAAAAGGCGCTCTCCGAAATGCTGCGGGTCACCAAGCCCGGCGGCCGTCTGGTCATCGCCGAGTTCTCCTCTCCCACCGTTCCCGTGTGGCGGACCATGTACACCGAATACCTGATGCGGGCCCTTCCGCCTATCGCCCGCAAGGTTGCCTCCAACCCCGATGCTTACGTTTACCTCGCCGAGTCCATCCGCGCCTGGCCCAACCAGGACGGACTGGCGGCCTGGATTTCGGAGACCGGCTGGGACGACGTGGCCTACCGCAACCTCTCCGGCGGCATCGTGGCCATCCACCGTGCTGTAAAGCCGGGGAGGACAGCCATCTAA